Part of the Nitrospirota bacterium genome, AAACTGGAAGAAGAGCGCCCTGGAAATCCATGACCTCGTCCGGGGCATGCAGCCCTGGCCGGGGGCTTTCGGCGACCTCGACGGACTCAGGGTGAAGATACTCAGGGTGAGCGTCTTCCAGGGCGAGGGTGAGCCCGGGGTGGTGAAAGACGTCTCCGACGGCTATATCTTCGTGGGCACGGGAGATGGCATTATCTCCATTGACGAGCTTCAGGCCGGGGGGAAGCGGGCGATGGCCTCGCGGGAGTTCCTCCGGGGCAGGACGGTGGAGAAAGGGATGGTCATGAGATGAAGGCGGCGACCTGGCAGAGAGGCGTGCTCCTGAAGGTTATCTACCCGCTTTTCATGATGGCGGGCTCCTTCGTCCCGCGGAGGAAGGAGGGCCTGCAGCGGCTGGTCGTCCGGCTCAACAACAGGCTGGTGATGAGAGGGCGGCGCCCCGCGGCGAGGCTCCTCCTCCTTCTGCCCCACTGCCTTCAGGTGGATACCTGCAAGATTCGCCTGACCCACAACGTGCGCAACTGTCAGGGATGCGGGAAATGCGAGATGAAGGACCTCATCCAGATAGCCGACCAGAACGGCCTGGAGCTCTTCGTGGCCACCGGGGGGAACCTGGCAAGGCGCATCGTCGAGGACGTCCGCCCGGACGCCATCGTGGCCGTGGCCTGCGAGCGGGACCTCACCAGCGGCATAGCCGACACCTTTCCCCTGCCGGTCCTGGGCATCCCCAACGAGCGGCCCTTCGGCCCCTGCCTGAACACGCGGGTAGACCTGGGCAAGGTGGTGCAGGCCATCGGTCTTCTGAGCGAGCCGAAGGCCCCGTCCCCCTGAACGCCTTCCGGCGGGAATCTCGATGGGCGGCTCTTCAGCCGCAGCAGGAGGACGAACCGGAGGAGGAGCAGTCACAGGAGGGCTCGGTCCGCCTGAAGAACCCCTTGAGCACTGCCGAGGCGCATCCTACCCCGGCGTTTACGGTGACGGCCTGAGAGGGGCAGTTCCTCTGGCAGGCGCCGC contains:
- a CDS encoding DUF116 domain-containing protein, coding for MKAATWQRGVLLKVIYPLFMMAGSFVPRRKEGLQRLVVRLNNRLVMRGRRPAARLLLLLPHCLQVDTCKIRLTHNVRNCQGCGKCEMKDLIQIADQNGLELFVATGGNLARRIVEDVRPDAIVAVACERDLTSGIADTFPLPVLGIPNERPFGPCLNTRVDLGKVVQAIGLLSEPKAPSP